From Jatrophihabitans sp., the proteins below share one genomic window:
- a CDS encoding DUF5667 domain-containing protein, with amino-acid sequence MSVGRSAARWARGDRAAGGSAVEAELISRLRTLPGPAPEIRFRAELRAQLVAITARIVSESPAEAAPADRRSSAAGSRALRTLRRPVLALAGASTVLTLLLGMAVWMSSGSLPGQSLYGVKRASENVQLSLAGNDVAKGEAYLQLAGNRMHEVADLLSQPSAMATAGGLSAGTPRFTPRIATLVTETLDSADDDSVHGMQLLGRAAVAQLSKEPLAKMSGWLPQQRTLMAEIRDRIPAGALRTRAQASLLLLQRIATRTDQLTSSMGCPCLAQALADELGPLPCTGCAAVPRPAPGGGAATVPVPVPGLGSPVGPSGSLPSLSLPPLGGSGGSSSGKAGGLVGTQPAGQQPAGQPAGTQPVGSSPTASSLPSSLTSAPPPALPSSLPTGRPSSLGPIVIGSSTLPATLPGAVGSILPTLPTLPGVSRP; translated from the coding sequence CTGGTGGCTCGGCTGTCGAGGCTGAGCTGATCAGCCGGTTGCGGACGTTGCCCGGCCCCGCACCCGAAATCCGGTTCAGAGCCGAGCTGCGCGCGCAGCTGGTCGCCATCACTGCCCGCATCGTGTCCGAGTCCCCGGCCGAGGCCGCACCCGCCGACCGCCGGTCCAGCGCGGCCGGCAGCCGCGCCCTGCGCACGCTGCGCCGGCCGGTGCTGGCCCTGGCCGGTGCGTCGACGGTGCTGACCCTGCTGCTCGGCATGGCGGTCTGGATGTCGAGCGGCTCGCTGCCCGGCCAGTCCCTGTACGGCGTGAAGCGGGCCAGCGAGAACGTCCAGCTGTCGTTGGCCGGCAACGACGTCGCCAAGGGCGAGGCCTACCTGCAGCTGGCCGGCAACCGGATGCACGAGGTCGCCGACCTGCTCTCGCAGCCGTCGGCGATGGCGACCGCGGGTGGTCTCAGCGCCGGAACACCCCGCTTCACCCCGCGCATCGCCACGCTGGTCACCGAAACCCTGGACAGTGCCGACGACGACAGCGTCCACGGCATGCAGCTGCTCGGCCGGGCCGCGGTGGCCCAGCTGTCGAAGGAGCCGCTGGCCAAGATGAGCGGCTGGCTACCCCAGCAGCGCACCCTGATGGCCGAGATCCGGGACCGGATCCCGGCCGGCGCGCTGCGCACCCGCGCCCAGGCCTCGCTACTGCTGCTGCAACGGATCGCCACCCGCACCGACCAGCTCACCAGCTCGATGGGCTGCCCCTGCCTGGCCCAGGCGCTGGCCGACGAGCTGGGCCCGCTGCCGTGCACCGGTTGCGCCGCGGTGCCCCGCCCGGCGCCCGGCGGCGGAGCGGCCACCGTGCCGGTGCCGGTTCCCGGCCTGGGCTCGCCGGTCGGGCCGTCCGGGTCGTTGCCCAGCCTGTCCTTGCCGCCGCTCGGCGGGTCCGGCGGTTCCAGCTCCGGCAAGGCGGGTGGTCTGGTGGGCACGCAACCGGCGGGACAGCAACCGGCAGGACAGCCGGCGGGAACGCAACCGGTGGGATCGTCGCCGACGGCCTCGAGCCTGCCGTCCTCGCTGACGTCGGCCCCGCCGCCGGCGCTGCCGTCCAGCTTGCCGACCGGCCGGCCCAGCTCGCTCGGGCCGATCGTGATCGGGTCGAGCACCCTGCCGGCCACGCTGCCCGGGGCGGTCGGCAGCATCCTGCCGACGCTGCCGACCCTGCCGGGTGTCTCCCGCCCCTGA
- a CDS encoding HAD-IB family hydrolase has protein sequence MPGLSAGSAVPELEQALTVPAQPDAAAFFDVDNTVVVGASIFHFAKGLAARKYFSTSDLRRFLWQQVRFRTGGEAHNNIASAQESALAFIAGKSVAEIVAMSEEIYDETIAARIYSGTRALAQLHLDAGERVWLVTATPEELARIIARRLGLTGALGTRAEEQDGLFTGRLIGELLHGEAKAAAVRDLALREGLDLAQCAAYSDSINDIPMLSLVGRPVAVNPDSALRDEARRRGWEIRDFRTGRKAARIGVPTALVTAAAGGAVAGGLAIGRRQERNRGRT, from the coding sequence GTGCCTGGCCTTTCCGCGGGCTCAGCGGTGCCCGAACTCGAACAGGCCCTCACCGTCCCGGCCCAGCCCGACGCCGCCGCGTTCTTCGACGTGGACAACACAGTGGTCGTCGGCGCGTCGATCTTCCACTTCGCCAAGGGGCTGGCGGCCCGCAAGTACTTCTCCACCAGCGACCTGCGCCGGTTCCTCTGGCAGCAGGTGCGGTTCCGGACCGGCGGCGAGGCGCACAACAACATCGCCTCGGCCCAGGAGTCCGCGCTGGCCTTCATCGCCGGCAAGTCGGTCGCTGAGATCGTGGCGATGTCGGAGGAGATCTACGACGAGACCATCGCCGCCAGGATCTACTCCGGAACCAGGGCGCTGGCACAGCTGCACCTCGATGCCGGTGAGCGGGTCTGGCTGGTCACCGCGACGCCGGAGGAGCTGGCCCGGATCATCGCGCGCCGGTTGGGGCTCACCGGAGCGCTGGGCACCCGGGCCGAGGAGCAGGACGGCCTGTTCACCGGACGGCTGATCGGTGAGCTGCTGCACGGCGAGGCCAAGGCGGCGGCGGTGCGTGACCTGGCGCTGCGCGAGGGGCTGGACCTGGCTCAGTGCGCGGCGTACTCCGACTCCATCAACGACATCCCGATGCTGTCACTGGTCGGCCGGCCGGTCGCGGTCAACCCGGACTCCGCGCTGCGCGACGAGGCCCGCCGGCGGGGCTGGGAGATCCGGGACTTCCGGACCGGACGCAAGGCCGCCCGGATCGGGGTGCCGACCGCCCTGGTCACCGCGGCGGCCGGCGGCGCGGTGGCCGGCGGCTTGGCGATCGGCCGGCGGCAGGAGCGCAACCGCGGCCGGACCTGA
- a CDS encoding lysophospholipid acyltransferase family protein, giving the protein MAEAQVIRLHSQDRGSHSTEPEQPPAGQGAAWERRAASALGFLRRRITGDYPVDEFGFDPELTEATLLPVARQLYRRWFRTEVTGVHHLPAESGALIVANHAGALWALDGVMTATAVHEETPNHRFLRLLGADLVFTTPVLAPLARKTGNTLACNADAERLLGAGELVGVWPEGFKGIGKPFSERYKLQRFGRGGFVSAALRTGAPIIPTAIVGPEEIHPMLGNAKTLARVLGLPHFPLTPTFPWLGPLGLIPLPSKWHIEFGEPIETSEYGPEAADDPMLVFEITDRVREQIQGSLYRLLMQRRSVWH; this is encoded by the coding sequence ATGGCTGAGGCGCAGGTGATCAGGCTGCACTCGCAGGACCGTGGGTCCCACAGCACTGAGCCGGAGCAGCCGCCGGCCGGCCAGGGCGCGGCGTGGGAGCGCCGGGCTGCGTCCGCGCTGGGTTTCCTGCGCCGCCGGATCACCGGGGACTACCCGGTCGATGAGTTCGGCTTCGACCCCGAGCTGACCGAGGCGACCCTGCTGCCGGTGGCCCGCCAGCTGTACCGCAGGTGGTTCCGCACCGAGGTGACCGGCGTGCACCACCTGCCGGCCGAGTCCGGAGCGCTGATCGTGGCCAACCACGCCGGCGCTCTGTGGGCCCTGGACGGGGTGATGACGGCCACCGCGGTGCACGAGGAGACGCCGAACCACCGCTTTCTGCGGCTGCTCGGCGCGGACCTGGTGTTCACCACCCCGGTGCTCGCGCCGCTGGCCCGTAAGACCGGCAACACGCTGGCCTGCAACGCCGACGCCGAGCGGCTGCTGGGCGCCGGTGAGCTGGTCGGGGTCTGGCCGGAGGGGTTCAAGGGCATCGGCAAGCCGTTCTCCGAACGGTACAAGCTGCAGCGCTTCGGCCGCGGCGGGTTCGTCTCGGCGGCGTTGCGGACCGGCGCGCCGATCATCCCGACCGCGATCGTCGGCCCGGAGGAGATCCACCCGATGCTCGGCAACGCCAAGACGCTGGCTCGGGTGCTCGGCCTGCCGCACTTTCCGCTGACGCCGACCTTTCCGTGGCTGGGGCCGCTCGGGCTGATCCCGCTGCCCAGCAAGTGGCACATCGAGTTCGGCGAGCCGATCGAGACCAGCGAGTACGGCCCGGAGGCCGCGGATGACCCGATGCTGGTCTTCGAGATCACCGACCGGGTTCGCGAGCAGATCCAGGGCAGCCTGTACCGGCTGCTGATGCAGCGCCGGTCGGTCTGGCACTGA
- a CDS encoding NAD-dependent epimerase/dehydratase family protein, which produces MSRVVMVTGVSRHLACRLAGRLSADPAIDRILGVDTVPPARADLDLLGRTEFVRADIRNPLISRVISQAEVDTVVHASVTATPHSAGGRAPMKELNVIGTMQLLAACQHSDTVQRLVVKSTTAVYGTSPRDPAIFTEDMEARALPRSGYAKDAVEVEGYLRGFTRRRPDVNVTLLRFANFVGPFIDTPLTRYFQLPVVPTAFGFDPRLQLLHENDAIEVLRLASTSDRPGTFNVAADGVLLLSQAIRRAGKIAVPVPAPAVSFVGRAVRRSGIVDFSPEQMQFLNFGRVVSNDRLKDVFGYSPQFSTTQAFESFLTGRPITPVLSESVLDAGEAVLARLLRTTAPPHPSRTTASVSSIRSSRRLRHG; this is translated from the coding sequence ATGTCGCGGGTCGTCATGGTCACCGGCGTCAGCCGGCATCTGGCCTGCCGACTGGCCGGGCGGCTGTCCGCCGACCCCGCCATCGACCGGATCCTCGGAGTCGACACCGTCCCGCCGGCCCGGGCCGACCTGGACCTGCTGGGCCGCACCGAGTTCGTCCGGGCCGACATCCGCAACCCGCTGATCTCCAGGGTGATCAGCCAGGCCGAGGTGGACACCGTCGTGCACGCCTCGGTGACGGCGACCCCGCACAGCGCCGGCGGCCGCGCGCCGATGAAAGAGCTGAACGTCATCGGCACGATGCAGTTGCTGGCCGCCTGCCAGCACTCCGACACCGTCCAGCGGCTGGTGGTCAAGTCCACCACCGCGGTCTACGGCACCTCACCGCGTGACCCGGCCATCTTCACCGAGGACATGGAGGCACGGGCGCTGCCCCGCAGCGGCTACGCAAAGGACGCCGTGGAGGTCGAGGGCTACCTGCGCGGGTTCACCCGCCGCCGGCCGGACGTCAACGTCACGCTGCTGCGCTTCGCCAACTTCGTGGGGCCGTTCATCGACACCCCGCTGACCCGCTACTTCCAGCTGCCGGTCGTGCCCACCGCCTTCGGCTTCGACCCCCGCCTGCAACTGCTACACGAGAACGACGCGATCGAGGTGCTGCGGCTGGCCAGCACCTCCGACCGTCCGGGCACCTTCAACGTCGCCGCGGACGGCGTGCTGCTGCTCAGCCAGGCGATCCGGCGGGCCGGCAAGATCGCCGTCCCGGTGCCGGCCCCGGCCGTCTCGTTCGTCGGCCGGGCGGTGCGGCGCAGCGGCATCGTCGATTTCTCACCCGAGCAGATGCAGTTCCTGAACTTCGGCCGGGTGGTCTCCAACGACCGGCTCAAGGACGTCTTCGGGTACTCGCCGCAGTTCTCGACCACGCAGGCCTTCGAGTCGTTCCTGACCGGCCGCCCGATCACCCCGGTGCTCTCCGAGTCAGTCCTCGACGCCGGCGAGGCGGTGCTCGCCCGGCTGCTGAGGACCACCGCGCCGCCGCACCCGTCGCGCACGACGGCGTCGGTGTCGTCGATCCGGTCCTCGAGGAGGCTTCGCCATGGCTGA